Below is a genomic region from Cellulomonas sp. P24.
CGGTCTCGCCGGAGGGCAGGCGGACCCCGAAGTTCGGGGTGTACGACGACGACAGCCCGGTGTTCGCCTGGCTGCGCGAGGGCGCGCCGGACGGGAGGCAGTGCCTCGAGGCGCAGGTCATGGACCTCGCGGACGACATCTCCTACTCGGTCCATGACGTCGAGGACGCCGTCGTGGGCGGGAAGTTCGACCTCGCGGTGCTCACGCAGGACGACGAGCGCGCGCGGATGGTCGGCGCGGTCCACGAGTGGTACGGGACCGCGGTCGGTGCCGATGCCCTCCTCGCCGCGGCCGACCGGCTCAACGAGGCCCGGCTGTGGGTGCACGGCTTCGACGGGTCCCGGCGCGCGCTCGCGGCGCTCAAGGACGCGACGAGCCAGCTCATCGGTCGGTTCGCGGGGTCGGCGCAGGCCGCGACCCGCTCCGCGTACGGCGAGGGTCCGCTCACCCGGTACGCCGCCAGCCTGATCGTCCCCACCGAGACCGTGGCGGAGATCCTCGTCCTCAAAGGGCTGGCGGTCGCGTACGTCATGGCTCCGCGCGAGCACGAGCCGCTGTACCAGCGCCAGCGCGAGGTCCTCGCGGATCTCGTGACGGTCCTCAGCGACCGGGCGCCGCTCGCTCTCGAGCCGCCGTTCGCCGCGGACTGGGCCGTCGCGCCGGACGACGCGGCCCGGCTGCGCGTCGTGATCGACCAGGTCGCCTCGCTCACGGACGTGAGCGCCGGTGCGTGGCACGCGAACCTGGTCAAGCCGCCGCGGCGGTGATCCGCGGGCGGGAGTCGGTGATGCCAGGGCAGTGTCCGGGCGGTGCCGCATCGCCGCCGAGAGCGCCGATCGTGCGGCCGATCCCACCTAGACTCGGCACGTGGCAGGACGGATCCGGCGGGAGGACGTGCAGGCGGTCCGCGAGCGCGCCCCGATCGAGGAGATCGTCGGCGAGCACGTCACGCTGAAGTCCGCCGGCGTCGGCTCGATGAAGGGCCTGTGCCCGTTCCACGACGAGCGGTCGCCGTCGTTCCACGTCCGACCCCAGGTCGGTCTCTGGCACTGCTTCGGCTGCGGCGAGGGCGGCGACGTCATCTCGTTCCTGCAGAAGATCGACGGTCTCGGGTTCGCCGAGGCCGTCGAGTACCTGGCGGGTCGGATCGGCCTGACCCTCCGGTACGAGGAGGGCGGTGCGCCGCGCCCTGGTGAGGACGGCAGCAGGCGCCAGAGGCTGCTCGAGGCCCATCGAGTCGCCGCGGCGTACTTCGCCGAGCAGCTCCTGACGCCGGCCGGCGCGGCCGGGCGCGCGTTCCTGGCCGAGCGCGGGTTCGACCGCGGGGCGGCGGAGCAGTTCGGTGTCG
It encodes:
- a CDS encoding deoxyguanosinetriphosphate triphosphohydrolase — translated: MLNEPGDGRADGYLAVDRERWVTEAPKSRARTPFERDRARIVHSSALRRLGAKTQVLGPSTDDFVRTRLTHTLEVAQVGREIGKALGCDPDVVDTACLAHDLGHPPFGHNGERALAAMAGGIGGFEGNAQTLRLLTRLEPKIVDGDGRAAGLNLTRASLDASVKYPWRHGAGPVSPEGRRTPKFGVYDDDSPVFAWLREGAPDGRQCLEAQVMDLADDISYSVHDVEDAVVGGKFDLAVLTQDDERARMVGAVHEWYGTAVGADALLAAADRLNEARLWVHGFDGSRRALAALKDATSQLIGRFAGSAQAATRSAYGEGPLTRYAASLIVPTETVAEILVLKGLAVAYVMAPREHEPLYQRQREVLADLVTVLSDRAPLALEPPFAADWAVAPDDAARLRVVIDQVASLTDVSAGAWHANLVKPPRR